The following is a genomic window from Acidobacteriota bacterium.
GTCGCAACTTACGGACAGAAAATTGTCCGTGTTAAAAAAGCGACTTATCACGAATTGCTTGAGTTTTTGCATGATGACCCGGACAGCGAGTTCGATATGCTCGCGGATTTAACCGCCATGCATTATCCGGCAAAAGCCGGTGAAGAGTTCGATATTGTCGCGCAGCTTTATTCAACGACGAAAAATCAACGGTTGCGCGTGAAGACCGCGGTTGCCGATGGCGAAGATGCGCCGAGCGTCACGGATATTTGGGAAGGGGCAAATTGGATGGAGCGCGAAGCCTACGATATGTTCGGCGTCAAATTCAGCGGACACCCGGATATGCGCCGCATCCTACTGCCGGAAGATTGGCCCGGCTTTCCGCTTCGCAAAGAATATCCGATTGAATATCGCGACAATGAGTGGACGGATAAACACATCGAATATCGCGAGGTCGATTACGATACCAGTTTGATTAATGTGCGTTATGCAGAACGCCGATAAATAGATTTTAGTTTGTAGCCCATAGTCCGTAGTTCAGATTTCTGCTACGGGCTACGGGCTACAAACTGCGGACTCATCAATATGCAATCCATCGAAGTAACCAAACCACACGAAACGTTACTCGACACCGAAGAGATGGTGTTGAATATGGGACCGCAACACCCTTCGACGCACGGCGTGTTGCGCGTCATTTTAAAGCTTGATGGCGAGACCGTCACCGACCTTGATTGCGATGTCGGCTACCTGCACAGAGGCGTTGAAAAGATTGCCGAAAATTGCACCTATCAGATGATTACCCCTT
Proteins encoded in this region:
- a CDS encoding NADH-quinone oxidoreductase subunit C translates to MSDETKDPNATQDTPQTEEPPKPEAVPASTEAAAKSPDAKLTETANVESSAEADKPVDAKPVDTPSTETQTKPEAPAEVSTKPEPPKAEAPAKPAPPPRPPAPPKATPTAAAAGGHKPPAPPAKKGPVVTVEITDDPFIDKIKAKFGDAISEAVATYGQKIVRVKKATYHELLEFLHDDPDSEFDMLADLTAMHYPAKAGEEFDIVAQLYSTTKNQRLRVKTAVADGEDAPSVTDIWEGANWMEREAYDMFGVKFSGHPDMRRILLPEDWPGFPLRKEYPIEYRDNEWTDKHIEYREVDYDTSLINVRYAERR